The Branchiostoma floridae strain S238N-H82 chromosome 6, Bfl_VNyyK, whole genome shotgun sequence genomic interval GATGATCGAATGACTGGTAGCTTTGAAATAAGTTGCGTGGATCTGAACACTCTAGTGTttatttcggaactgcaggcgTATTTCTGTCGTacactttggaaaaaaataacacaagaaAGATTCCATAAGTTATTTGCGTATTGATTATCAACTTATCAGTGGTTCGCAATTTTAAACGTAGTCAATGTAAGATTAGAAAAATGCTTGAATTCAGTTTTCTCACTATTCCTATGGTATGTTGAATCTAACTTATCGCATTTCTGGATAACACATAACAGAGAATAGAAATGCAACACCCTTGCGTCGTATGAATCGAAAGAGAAACTGCGAATTTGTTTAcacccttcttgagttattggtACCATCAAAAGTTGGGGGACCACAATGTGatttgtatttgttgtgtttgtaaATGTCATGAAATAATGTACTTAACTGTGCATCTTAATGTCAATAACATAAATATTCAGTTATACATATAACATAGTATCTAGTCTTGCCACAAAATTCTACTTTGTACTTTTAATTTCATTGATATACATTCTACTTCATGCACATCCTTTCTCCAACTCTACAGTTTAACTTGGTGTGTGAAGACGAGCCTCTGAACAACCTGGCACAGTCTCTGTTCATGGTTGGTGTTCTCATTGGCTCCATCCTGTTCGGACAGTTATCAGACTCGTAAGTACTGCAAGTCTCAACATATTCGAGTAACATTTCTTGGCGCCAAATCTTATTCGGATACCTCCTACAGGCGGGAAGCCGGTGCCCAAAACGTGATAGGCGACATTTTTGCGTTcacatggaaaaatattcgcacTACTAACAGTCACCAACAAATCGCAAATTCGTCACTAAGCAACAGTTAAatctttaatttcttttaaCTTTAATAAAAATGGTGGGCGTCTCCGACTTAGTCAATTCATCCGTTGTTTAgcacacccctacccctagggagaccatactatgtggatttagtcacaagaaatactcgcttCTAATTGGCTGAGGAAAAATGGCCATGTTCTAATTGTCGCTAATTGGCACCAATCTGTCGCCTAATATGACAACAATAATCGCAATTGGCAATATTTTGCATATTGGGCATAAACTAGTCGCCAACAACCTTTTTTGATGAATCTTAAACGTTGTACCGTATTGgcatatatactgtaaatgcatctaagttcgcgggaatCGAGGGAAATGGGACTtttagcggtggttttaattaaattcgcggtagcaccatgccctgtaatctcttactgccatggaaaatgttcgcggttgttttaagttcgcggtgaagcggccaccgcgaaaactgcgaacattaaaccgctgcgaaattttctgcatttacagtactatgatAATTGTTATCctacatacatttacaaaaaGTGAGAGATACTGTCCGTTAGCAATGATTACAGAAACTTTATCATATTGATATCATTTTGATAGCACTGTTGCATTTTGCTTTCTCAGGATAGGCAGAAAGAAGACCATGTATCTTGCTGTGCTGTTACAACTTGGTTTCGGCGTGGCAACCGCCTTCGCACCGAACTACATTTGGTTTGTAGTACTCCGCCTCCTGGTCGGCTTCACTGCCATGGGCGTTTTTCTCCCGGCTTTTGTGATAGGTacgtcattatatttcagccataccataggtatggtgaaatatattgtattcgtaatgttctttcttctttctttctttctttctcctgccaaatcttcaaatcgaatcaactccgccgtttttcaaccgattgacttgaaatttggcacaaaggtagagtaagtcaataccctcaggtgtttttttcatttttttcatatctgcttttgaaatgattttattgaggtttttgtcaatttttatgtatattttgggctcctgtaccctggtattacaaccaaatgacccgaaatttggtaaaggggtgctctagatatttatccaaatgatccatgtataatttttggcatggaacactttaaaatgatatatttgggaattttttgggtcattttccaatggccaaaggggtcaacgacctcaaggcctattgttgcatgagggagatggctgaaatatgctgtatttgctctcaagcaaatgtcggcctttctagtttcctaCGTAAACAGTTTAACATCAGGTTGGAAAGTCACAGAATGATAAAATTCTTCGTACATGACAAAGGTGGTTCATTCAACCTGCGGTCACCTTCCTCTTAGCATTCTGACTGGTTTCACATTGCACTGCTGCATAGGCGTCTCTACTTAAATGTGCGGTCCAAAATGCGAAGTATTTACATACTGTCATACATACTAGGTAATTAGCCTCCATAgagagtctgctatggaggctactagGTAATGTGATGTTTGCGTTTGGGaccacatctgtaagcagcgacacctatgatGCAGTGTAATGTGAACCAGTATGAACCAGCATAACAGTCACTGAAACGTTGGTTGAAGTGGTCAGGAAGCTAGAGAAATGACTGGACATAGAGTAAATGGTACAATTTTACCAGAtacatttgcttattttgtagCTTCTTACACATATGATCAAGTCAGTATGCCCCGGAATACATAAACGTTATACGTTACTATGATATCAATGTTAGGGTATGTGAAACAAATACGATTATTGTCTTCACCACAGCGACAGAAATGGTCGGCGTGGACAGAAGAACGTTAACTGGAACACTGATTCAGTCGTCCTTCTCCATGGGAGGGGTGGTACTGACTGGCATAGCCTACCTCATCAGGCACTGGAGCAGACTGCAACTCGCCATCTCACTCATCAACGTAGTGTTGGTTCTTACCATGGTGGTCAGCACCaatatatcatttttatttctcTCAGATTTATTTGTTGTATATTTAATTTGGCTTAGATATCATAACTTAAAACACAACCCCATAGTTTAGTGACGAAATTGAAAGCAAACTTTGTTGCACCACTGAATTATAAAATAGAATATGAATTATCCCTACCTGCCTACCAACCGTAACCTTTTTCAGGACTGTAACAGGAAACACGGggtaaaaaatgggtacctgacttcgatgGGGGAGGTAGAAAAATGATTCTACCTTTACGTTCTGTCTCgatctgtactgtgtatgtggcactgttaatataagttactgaCTACTAtgcagtaccacattgtcctcgtctgtccaaaagcgaatagaaaaaaattagtcCGGCTTCACTTAAGCTCGACCGTTTTACCGTTCACAAGATCTTACTATGTGTCGAGTTGCTGTATCATACGTCGACTAATTTCAAACAGGTTTGGAATCGAATCTCCAAGATGGCAGCTCTCCAAGGGCCGGAATGAGGAGGTAGTGCGCATGATCCGCCGCGCTGCAAAGGTCAACGGGGTCAAGGTACCGGACGAAGTGTTCCATGCCGGGAAAAAACAAGTTACCGAAAATGATAAGGTATGACCCTGGGGTGTccattttcatttcacttcataaggttgttcgaacctgttttgccctcccaatcATTCGGcgatgaattcaaataaacaaataaacttctCAATATACTaatttatgaaatatacatATCGTTGTTACGTCAATAGTAGAggcgggtaccggtacggtgtaccgttacaaaaccggtttttcttattagaccag includes:
- the LOC118417974 gene encoding organic cation transporter-like protein isoform X1, which produces MASDDRTSEYKPLLPGSNKMVDYDAALGYIGSFGTYQKLKFTLLLLLCIPVGIHMLAMPFLGAQVSHHCAIPELAEAGLSPNNSCGLNYSLPWVTDKEENTETPSECQRYNVSRYELGNLSCPFERNSEKNRTILNCDKGWWYDRRVYNSSVYMEFNLVCEDEPLNNLAQSLFMVGVLIGSILFGQLSDSIGRKKTMYLAVLLQLGFGVATAFAPNYIWFVVLRLLVGFTAMGVFLPAFVIATEMVGVDRRTLTGTLIQSSFSMGGVVLTGIAYLIRHWSRLQLAISLINVVLVLTMVVWNRISKMAALQGPE